A single genomic interval of Stieleria maiorica harbors:
- a CDS encoding type II secretion system F family protein: MSADRPETTLDDESLAMLLDEVSAMATSKRPLISGLEDLDDASMGTIGRAANAVRAGLTGGKSAAESVAAVAGSYQSPIRLAMEVMATTGSTEPIDEAARLIRQTNEERRRVFLASINPILNVIVGATVVFFVMPWILVSLSQAELIKPAFAPSITEICQAFAQDFMLAAIATIVVVGLFSSALAWGLSRSRRGGDVFRDYATFCRWMALQISPTGRTQGSITAIEPGRLIQTAAEAVGPAWSSSWARVIDSVRGGATSQDTLAMPPDTPEPVRRCVLDLVTGRREGDRIAFDLRRLAELYVQKSKRFRSLWTEVLPRAMTWVLMIMMMVILLQAILMPLLKVVGEVAP; the protein is encoded by the coding sequence ATGTCGGCCGACCGACCCGAGACGACGCTGGACGACGAATCGTTGGCGATGTTGCTGGACGAAGTCTCTGCGATGGCGACGTCGAAGCGTCCTCTAATATCCGGGCTGGAGGACCTTGATGACGCGTCGATGGGCACGATCGGCCGTGCGGCGAATGCGGTACGGGCTGGTTTAACGGGAGGCAAATCCGCGGCAGAATCGGTCGCGGCGGTGGCCGGGAGCTACCAAAGTCCGATCAGATTGGCGATGGAAGTGATGGCGACCACCGGTTCGACCGAACCGATCGATGAAGCGGCGCGATTGATCCGCCAGACGAACGAGGAACGGCGTCGAGTTTTTCTCGCGTCGATCAACCCGATTCTAAACGTGATCGTGGGCGCGACGGTCGTGTTTTTTGTCATGCCTTGGATCCTGGTGTCCTTGTCCCAAGCCGAATTGATCAAACCCGCGTTCGCGCCGTCGATCACGGAAATCTGTCAAGCCTTCGCACAAGACTTCATGCTCGCGGCAATCGCCACGATTGTGGTCGTGGGGCTGTTTTCGTCGGCGCTGGCGTGGGGACTTTCACGGTCCCGCCGCGGCGGTGACGTGTTTCGCGATTACGCGACCTTCTGCCGCTGGATGGCGTTGCAAATCAGTCCGACGGGACGAACGCAAGGATCAATCACTGCCATCGAACCGGGACGTTTGATCCAGACCGCGGCCGAAGCCGTGGGGCCGGCGTGGTCGTCATCGTGGGCAAGGGTGATTGACAGCGTTCGCGGCGGGGCAACTTCCCAAGACACATTGGCCATGCCACCGGACACGCCCGAACCGGTTCGACGATGCGTGCTGGACCTGGTCACCGGTCGTCGCGAAGGCGATCGAATCGCTTTTGATTTACGGCGGTTGGCCGAGCTGTATGTCCAAAAATCAAAACGCTTCCGAAGCCTTTGGACCGAGGTCTTGCCGCGTGCGATGACGTGGGTGTTGATGATCATGATGATGGTGATCTTGTTGCAAGCCATCCTGATGCCACTGTTGAAAGTCGTCGGGGAGGTGGCACCGTGA
- a CDS encoding M20/M25/M40 family metallo-hydrolase: MKEIVVNEDEALTRYLELTAINGGSGNERDVAARIVDSLIQAGLDESAIRYDGAETRTRISGNCSNVVVHLPGSDKGPRTMLSAHMDTVPICLGSDPVVDGDQVYSRGETGLGADNRSGCAAILTAAVERLRLGRTDLPPVVIVFLIQEEIGLEGARHLDPALIGHVDRAFNFDGGAIEKVTTGAIGGERAEITLTGIPAHAGAAPEKGASAIVMAAKAIADLDARGWLGRIEQQGGSGTANVGVIQGGDATNVVTPRVTLRAEARSHDAAFRTEIISQMRAAFESAAASTANIDGNCGKCEFNSRVDYEAFCLADDDPSVELLEQALQSIGRQPYRQVAGGGLDANWLKVHGINAVTVGCGQENIHTADERLNIPDYLAACRVATMLICQAND; encoded by the coding sequence ATGAAAGAAATCGTAGTCAACGAAGACGAAGCACTCACACGGTACCTCGAATTAACCGCCATCAACGGCGGTAGCGGCAACGAACGCGACGTCGCGGCCCGAATCGTCGACTCCTTGATCCAGGCCGGACTGGATGAATCGGCGATCCGATACGACGGAGCGGAGACCCGGACACGAATTTCCGGGAATTGCTCGAATGTGGTCGTTCACCTGCCGGGCAGTGACAAGGGCCCCCGGACGATGCTGTCGGCCCACATGGATACGGTCCCGATCTGTCTGGGAAGCGACCCAGTCGTCGATGGCGACCAAGTCTACAGCCGGGGTGAGACCGGTCTGGGAGCCGACAACCGCAGCGGCTGCGCGGCGATTCTGACCGCCGCCGTCGAGCGACTGCGACTTGGGCGCACCGATTTGCCCCCCGTCGTGATCGTGTTCCTGATCCAAGAGGAGATCGGGTTGGAAGGAGCGCGGCACCTGGACCCGGCATTGATCGGCCACGTCGATCGGGCGTTCAACTTCGACGGCGGGGCGATCGAAAAGGTGACGACCGGCGCGATCGGAGGCGAGCGTGCCGAAATCACATTGACAGGAATCCCCGCGCACGCCGGCGCCGCACCGGAAAAAGGGGCCAGTGCGATCGTGATGGCCGCCAAGGCGATCGCAGACCTGGACGCCCGCGGCTGGCTGGGGAGAATCGAACAACAAGGCGGATCCGGAACCGCGAACGTCGGCGTCATCCAGGGCGGAGATGCCACCAACGTCGTCACGCCACGCGTGACCCTGCGCGCCGAAGCACGTAGCCATGACGCTGCCTTCCGAACCGAAATCATCTCTCAAATGCGCGCCGCATTCGAATCGGCCGCCGCGTCGACGGCAAATATCGACGGGAACTGCGGCAAGTGCGAGTTCAACTCGCGTGTCGACTACGAAGCCTTTTGCTTAGCCGATGACGATCCTTCGGTCGAACTCCTCGAACAGGCACTCCAATCGATCGGGCGACAACCCTATCGCCAAGTCGCCGGCGGTGGGCTGGACGCGAACTGGTTGAAAGTACACGGAATCAACGCGGTCACCGTCGGCTGCGGCCAAGAAAACATTCACACCGCCGACGAGCGATTGAACATCCCCGACTATCTGGCCGCATGCCGCGTCGCAACCATGCTGATCTGCCAAGCAAACGACTGA
- a CDS encoding GspE/PulE family protein, producing the protein MQVSFSRSRRSSSDPDFAIAMVNDCLTAALQRGASDVHLQPRSRRWEVAFRIDGVLQPYESFEISDHSDPVSRLMALAALPSYRAGVPQEGPLRWQDDAGQTHEMRLGVFPTVHGNRAVIRIMGDRQSLRQIDGLGFDATTIRRVRTVCDARDGWLLVAGPAGSGKTTTLYACLSYIAETGFGRSVLTIEDPIESVIDSISQSQLQPSSGMTLASAMRAAVRQDAEVLLVSEIRDVDTAEAVLAASMTGHLCFSSIHAGSIGATLRRLVQMKLPIYAIQSGLRGILCQRLLRKTCTECPGPSESSADSDCKRCHGTGYQGRLPVAQLLCFDGSAAGHAVFDALTEGRSAMEIDAIAARAGIDSLYDQATRLVDEGRTDMDEVFRVLGRRE; encoded by the coding sequence ATGCAGGTTTCGTTCTCACGATCACGTCGTTCATCGTCCGATCCGGACTTTGCGATCGCCATGGTCAACGACTGTTTGACAGCGGCACTGCAGCGTGGAGCCAGCGACGTTCATCTCCAGCCCCGCTCGCGGCGCTGGGAAGTCGCGTTTCGAATCGACGGTGTGCTGCAGCCGTATGAATCGTTCGAAATCAGCGACCATAGCGATCCGGTGTCGCGTTTGATGGCGCTGGCCGCGTTGCCGTCGTATCGAGCAGGCGTGCCACAAGAAGGTCCGTTGCGGTGGCAAGACGATGCCGGTCAAACGCACGAAATGCGGCTGGGGGTGTTTCCCACTGTGCACGGAAATCGAGCCGTCATCCGAATCATGGGCGACCGTCAGTCGCTGCGTCAGATCGACGGTCTGGGGTTCGATGCAACGACGATCAGGCGGGTGCGGACCGTTTGTGACGCACGCGACGGATGGCTGTTGGTCGCCGGGCCGGCCGGCAGTGGGAAGACGACCACGTTGTATGCCTGTCTGTCCTACATCGCCGAAACGGGGTTCGGACGCAGCGTGTTGACCATCGAAGACCCGATCGAATCGGTGATCGATTCGATCAGCCAAAGCCAATTGCAGCCCAGCAGCGGGATGACGCTGGCGTCGGCCATGCGGGCGGCCGTTCGGCAAGACGCCGAAGTGTTGTTGGTCAGCGAGATCCGCGACGTCGACACCGCCGAAGCCGTCTTGGCGGCATCGATGACGGGCCACTTGTGCTTTTCATCGATTCACGCGGGTTCGATCGGCGCGACGCTGCGTCGATTGGTGCAAATGAAGTTGCCGATCTATGCGATCCAAAGTGGATTGCGCGGGATTCTCTGCCAACGCCTGTTGCGCAAAACCTGCACCGAATGTCCGGGGCCGTCAGAGTCTTCGGCGGATTCGGATTGCAAACGGTGCCATGGAACCGGATATCAAGGTCGCCTCCCGGTCGCTCAATTGCTGTGCTTTGATGGATCCGCGGCCGGGCACGCCGTGTTCGACGCCTTGACCGAGGGACGTTCGGCGATGGAAATCGACGCGATCGCCGCCCGAGCAGGCATCGATTCACTGTATGACCAGGCGACGCGTTTGGTCGACGAAGGCCGAACGGACATGGACGAAGTGTTCCGGGTGTTGGGGAGGCGAGAATGA
- a CDS encoding arylsulfatase, whose translation MTANAGEERANIIYIMVDDLGYGDLGCYGQKQIQTPHLDQMAAEGMRFTDHYAGHTVCRPSRLVLWTGQHVGHTGLTGNRSRSLTGKEPTVAKLLQQAGYATGGVGKWALGHVDSPAEVNNDGHPNRNGFDYWYGYLNQSNAHNYYPPYLWENDRQVFLPGNVLMDHPMARGRVSEKKVTYSHDKMTDAALAFIQRNHRSPFLMHIHWTIPHANNEGGRVLKDGMEVPDYGIYADRPWPNPEKGFAAMITRMDADVGRLFQMLKDLGIDENTLVIFTSDNGPHREGNHDHEYFDSNGVLKGFKRSMHEGGIRVPMIARWPGNIAAGSQSDLPSAFWDFLPTACEIAGVEPPSDIDGISYLPTLLDKSADQRKHEYLYWASQEGDTTIGIRKGPWKLVRYRKDRDGQPDWRLYDLRNDLGETNDLAAKHPEQVEEILELVRRDQLALDTKPKG comes from the coding sequence TTGACAGCCAACGCTGGCGAAGAACGCGCGAACATCATCTACATCATGGTGGACGACCTCGGGTACGGCGACTTGGGATGCTATGGACAAAAGCAGATTCAAACGCCCCACCTGGACCAAATGGCGGCCGAAGGGATGCGGTTTACCGACCACTACGCCGGGCACACCGTTTGTCGGCCGTCGCGTTTGGTGCTTTGGACCGGCCAACACGTCGGGCACACGGGACTGACAGGCAATCGCTCCCGCTCCTTGACCGGCAAAGAACCGACGGTTGCAAAACTGTTGCAGCAAGCCGGTTACGCGACCGGGGGCGTCGGCAAGTGGGCATTGGGACACGTCGACTCGCCTGCGGAGGTCAACAACGACGGGCACCCCAATCGCAACGGGTTCGACTACTGGTACGGTTACCTGAACCAAAGCAACGCCCACAATTACTATCCGCCGTACCTGTGGGAGAATGACCGCCAAGTCTTCCTGCCAGGCAATGTGTTGATGGATCATCCGATGGCGCGAGGCCGCGTGTCGGAAAAGAAGGTCACGTACTCGCACGACAAAATGACCGACGCGGCGTTGGCTTTCATTCAACGCAATCACCGCAGTCCCTTCTTGATGCACATTCACTGGACGATTCCTCACGCGAACAACGAAGGCGGACGCGTTCTGAAGGACGGCATGGAAGTGCCGGATTATGGAATCTATGCGGATCGCCCCTGGCCCAACCCCGAAAAAGGGTTCGCCGCGATGATCACCCGAATGGATGCCGATGTCGGGCGACTGTTTCAGATGCTCAAAGACCTTGGGATCGATGAAAACACCCTGGTGATATTCACGTCCGACAACGGCCCCCACCGCGAAGGCAACCATGACCACGAGTACTTTGACTCCAACGGGGTGCTCAAAGGTTTCAAACGCTCGATGCACGAAGGCGGGATCCGTGTCCCGATGATCGCCCGCTGGCCGGGGAACATTGCCGCCGGATCGCAATCGGATTTGCCCTCGGCGTTCTGGGATTTTTTGCCCACGGCATGTGAAATCGCAGGGGTCGAACCACCGAGTGACATCGACGGGATTTCGTATTTGCCGACGTTGCTGGACAAGTCCGCCGACCAACGCAAACACGAGTACTTGTATTGGGCCAGCCAGGAGGGCGACACGACGATCGGGATCCGCAAAGGGCCGTGGAAGCTGGTCCGCTACCGCAAGGATCGCGACGGCCAACCGGATTGGCGATTGTACGACCTACGTAACGATCTCGGTGAAACCAATGATCTGGCGGCGAAGCATCCCGAGCAAGTCGAAGAAATCCTCGAGCTCGTCCGCCGCGATCAGTTGGCGCTGGACACGAAACCGAAAGGCTGA
- a CDS encoding (2Fe-2S)-binding protein, producing the protein MNDDQPICLCFDVPKRKVIQFIRTERPKTPSQLSECFGAGTGCGWCRPYLKQLWESESPESETLPEADQYAKDRQEYRDAT; encoded by the coding sequence ATGAACGACGACCAACCGATCTGCTTGTGTTTCGACGTGCCCAAGCGGAAAGTCATTCAATTCATTCGCACCGAGCGTCCCAAAACGCCCTCGCAACTGTCGGAGTGCTTCGGGGCGGGCACCGGGTGCGGCTGGTGTCGACCTTATTTGAAACAGCTCTGGGAATCCGAAAGCCCCGAATCGGAAACGCTGCCAGAGGCCGATCAGTACGCGAAAGATCGCCAAGAGTATCGTGACGCAACTTGA
- a CDS encoding tagaturonate epimerase family protein, whose protein sequence is MFRQKSGATGSGWLIQPVRPPPTDQFRCFNEITSRRKLPPNLKSASNSPSLLTLTAMTKKCTTLGLEPSFGFGDRTGLATPGHVAAMKRCGKGITAIFPQQSIREMTRTKRTPEGVMADAMQAAEAAGWDGPIGADADHLKVNNDVDITAAAGFTFFTIDPSDDVDQKADDYDEATLREKFSTARDIAPWFDSYVGKSIELSTGSTIQLDEQACMRAAVKYGAAIARALKLGDYIRQVNEKAGQDYEIELSVDETDQPTTLSEHYIIADQCLKGGMKLVSLAPRFIGDFEKGVDFKGDLVALEASLADHAAVANLLGPYKLSLHSGSDKVSMYAALARTTAGKFHVKTAGTSYLEALRVVARHDAAAFRGIVDFSRDRYETDKATYHVSATLADAPTTDQADDATLESEYLEMWADVPQGKGFTKPGRQILHCTFGSVLTDDKWGKVVRDCLVAHPETYCEVLDDHFGRHLDALRSGILRSGM, encoded by the coding sequence ATGTTCCGCCAGAAATCAGGGGCCACCGGGAGCGGATGGCTGATTCAGCCCGTTCGACCGCCGCCGACCGATCAATTCAGGTGCTTCAACGAGATCACCTCCCGCCGTAAGCTACCCCCAAATCTCAAATCAGCTTCCAATTCCCCCTCCCTTCTGACTTTGACTGCAATGACCAAAAAGTGCACGACTCTCGGGCTCGAGCCCAGCTTCGGATTCGGTGATCGAACTGGCCTTGCCACCCCCGGACATGTCGCTGCGATGAAACGTTGCGGCAAAGGCATCACCGCGATTTTCCCCCAGCAATCCATTCGCGAGATGACACGGACCAAGCGGACGCCCGAGGGCGTGATGGCCGACGCGATGCAGGCTGCCGAGGCGGCCGGATGGGACGGGCCGATCGGTGCCGATGCGGATCACTTGAAGGTCAACAATGACGTCGACATCACTGCAGCAGCGGGGTTCACGTTCTTCACGATCGATCCGTCGGACGACGTCGACCAAAAGGCAGACGATTACGACGAAGCGACACTGCGGGAGAAGTTTTCTACAGCACGCGACATCGCGCCGTGGTTCGATTCCTACGTGGGCAAGTCGATCGAACTGTCGACCGGTTCGACGATCCAACTGGATGAGCAGGCCTGCATGCGTGCGGCAGTCAAGTACGGCGCGGCGATCGCACGAGCACTCAAGCTGGGCGACTACATCCGCCAAGTCAACGAAAAAGCCGGCCAGGACTACGAAATCGAATTGTCCGTCGACGAAACCGACCAGCCGACCACCCTGTCGGAACACTACATCATCGCCGACCAATGTTTGAAGGGAGGCATGAAGCTGGTCAGTCTGGCTCCTCGATTCATCGGTGATTTCGAAAAGGGCGTCGATTTCAAAGGCGACTTGGTGGCCTTGGAAGCCTCGTTGGCCGATCACGCGGCCGTCGCCAATCTGCTCGGGCCGTACAAGTTGAGCCTGCACTCGGGCAGCGACAAGGTTTCGATGTACGCCGCGTTGGCTCGCACGACGGCCGGCAAATTCCATGTCAAAACCGCCGGGACCAGCTATCTGGAAGCACTCCGCGTGGTCGCCCGTCACGATGCGGCTGCCTTCCGAGGCATCGTCGACTTCTCACGCGATCGTTACGAAACCGACAAGGCGACGTATCACGTTTCGGCGACGCTGGCCGACGCACCGACGACCGACCAGGCCGACGACGCGACGCTGGAAAGTGAGTATCTGGAGATGTGGGCCGACGTCCCCCAAGGCAAAGGGTTCACCAAACCCGGACGCCAAATCCTGCACTGCACCTTCGGCTCCGTGTTGACCGATGACAAATGGGGCAAAGTCGTCCGCGATTGCCTGGTCGCCCACCCGGAAACCTACTGCGAAGTACTGGACGATCACTTCGGGCGACACCTGGACGCACTGCGAAGCGGGATACTGCGAAGCGGGATGTAG
- a CDS encoding type II secretion system F family protein yields the protein MTHPHENHAIGIAEQAELEIWQGIRDDTRRRLLKTVTVGVIYLIAALAVGAYLIVTIADVGRENVVLRGWQPVVVDVGWMLTIATGYGALAVTAFVGYLVTLLWIQDKLPAAAFQIVDGVPWIGSTIRVVAMGEFCQSIFQSLLRSQPIGVALDQASSAVGHAGMRRWSALASKRIEFGHPLAHVLQSSPIQDPPLSAVAAFAMQKLPASDSVDVWRRATSECHLLAQSRLDRTAMAVSVCCLLASVFIAFFALLLSGIAMRTMLQGLTY from the coding sequence GTGACGCACCCGCACGAAAACCACGCAATCGGTATCGCGGAACAGGCTGAACTGGAGATTTGGCAGGGCATTCGCGACGACACCCGACGCCGGCTGCTGAAGACGGTGACCGTCGGCGTCATCTACCTGATCGCGGCGTTGGCAGTCGGAGCTTACTTGATTGTGACGATCGCCGACGTGGGGCGCGAGAATGTTGTACTTCGCGGTTGGCAACCGGTTGTGGTCGATGTCGGTTGGATGCTGACCATTGCGACGGGCTATGGAGCTTTGGCGGTCACGGCGTTTGTCGGCTATTTGGTGACGTTGCTGTGGATTCAGGACAAGCTTCCTGCCGCCGCGTTCCAGATCGTCGACGGCGTACCCTGGATCGGATCGACCATCCGAGTGGTGGCGATGGGCGAGTTCTGTCAATCAATCTTTCAATCGCTGCTTCGCTCCCAACCGATCGGAGTGGCGTTGGATCAGGCATCGTCTGCGGTTGGACATGCGGGGATGCGTCGCTGGTCGGCATTGGCGTCCAAACGGATCGAGTTCGGGCATCCGCTCGCGCACGTCTTACAATCGTCGCCGATCCAAGATCCACCGCTGTCGGCGGTGGCGGCCTTTGCGATGCAGAAATTACCGGCCAGTGACAGCGTCGACGTCTGGCGCCGGGCGACTTCGGAATGTCACCTGCTGGCCCAGTCGCGGCTGGACCGGACGGCGATGGCCGTCTCGGTCTGCTGTCTGTTGGCATCGGTGTTCATCGCATTCTTCGCCTTGCTGCTCTCGGGCATCGCGATGCGGACCATGTTGCAGGGGCTGACGTACTGA
- the rlmN gene encoding 23S rRNA (adenine(2503)-C(2))-methyltransferase RlmN — MSSAWSPFTALLVCVNLPVIQSESASSSAPARDDRTHLLDLSLAEFQTWLTEHGQPKFRAKQVFGWIYEKRVRDFDAMSDLPKTLREQLAKEFVIYRSQEAAVQTSRDGTDKLLVGLADGGEVECVLLRDGHRRSICVSSQVGCAMGCVFCASGLDGVDRNLTRGEIVEQMLRLQARLEPGERLSHIVMMGMGEPLANLDRVLGALETARSAEGLGISPRRITISTVGLPPAIDRLAKNGVPYNLAVSLHAPNEELRSQLVPVNEKIGIDAVLAAADRYFDASGRRLTFEYVLLGGVNDAPEHARELAQLLRHRTVLLNVIPYNPVEGLPYVTPSKRSIAEFRQILESGGVNVMFRQRKGDEIDAACGQLRRNRNAK, encoded by the coding sequence ATGTCGAGTGCCTGGTCCCCATTTACCGCATTGTTGGTCTGCGTGAATCTTCCCGTCATTCAATCCGAATCTGCATCCAGCTCGGCACCCGCGCGGGATGACCGCACGCACCTGCTGGATTTGTCGTTGGCCGAGTTCCAGACGTGGTTGACCGAGCACGGACAGCCCAAGTTTCGCGCCAAGCAGGTATTTGGATGGATCTATGAAAAACGGGTCCGCGATTTTGATGCGATGAGCGACTTGCCCAAAACGCTCCGCGAGCAGCTGGCGAAAGAGTTTGTGATCTATCGCTCCCAAGAGGCGGCGGTGCAAACCAGTCGCGACGGCACCGACAAACTGTTGGTCGGACTGGCCGACGGCGGTGAAGTGGAATGTGTGCTGCTGCGCGACGGGCACCGGCGCAGCATTTGTGTCAGCAGCCAGGTCGGCTGTGCGATGGGATGTGTGTTTTGCGCCAGCGGACTCGACGGCGTCGACCGCAACCTGACCCGCGGCGAGATCGTCGAGCAAATGCTGCGTTTGCAGGCTCGATTGGAGCCGGGGGAGCGGCTGAGTCACATCGTGATGATGGGGATGGGCGAACCGCTGGCCAACTTGGATCGTGTGCTTGGAGCGTTGGAGACGGCGAGATCGGCCGAGGGGCTGGGGATCAGTCCGCGACGGATCACGATCAGCACGGTCGGATTGCCGCCGGCGATCGATCGATTGGCGAAAAACGGCGTGCCCTACAATTTGGCGGTCAGCTTGCATGCGCCGAACGAGGAACTGAGGAGCCAGTTGGTTCCGGTGAACGAAAAGATCGGGATCGATGCCGTGTTGGCGGCTGCCGATCGCTACTTCGATGCGAGCGGGCGGCGGTTGACGTTTGAATACGTGTTACTCGGCGGCGTTAACGACGCACCCGAGCACGCTCGAGAGTTGGCCCAGCTGTTACGCCATCGCACCGTCTTGCTCAATGTGATTCCCTACAATCCGGTCGAAGGGTTGCCATACGTGACCCCCAGTAAGCGGTCGATTGCAGAGTTTCGTCAGATTTTGGAATCTGGTGGCGTCAACGTGATGTTCCGCCAGCGCAAAGGCGACGAGATCGACGCCGCCTGCGGCCAACTCCGCCGCAACCGCAACGCCAAGTGA
- a CDS encoding DUF1559 domain-containing protein, translating to MNRHRYHNGFTLLELLVVVGVIGILVGLLLPAVQASREAARRMSCSNNFKQIALGVAQYHDAFGFLPPHGTGTFNNANDAAKTNQFRLSFLVSITPFLGQTPVWNTISGQWIGPVPGSDALAAEDDFFDMSMDSMDGLGDVNHPYPKMGPSPSMGSYLPWAMEIGTYRCPSDPGIGSPALGRTNYAACLGDAIEGLDQGLWRYEDSKWSPSGQTQVLATGRGMFVPRMVTSLDDVTDGLSTTIMMGEIATDLGDKDTRTVPSTGNGWAGGLLGDAQICRPQIDPERPRFWDARGQVTLPARRGQGRGYRWADAMPLMSGCNTTSPPNTQLCFGGDSTTIGTLSVSSRHQGGGHVAMGDGSIHFITDSIECGELKGSVTLEGQGHLSPGSPSPFGLWGALGTRNQHELIDEIL from the coding sequence ATGAATCGTCACCGGTATCATAACGGATTCACATTGCTGGAGTTGCTGGTCGTCGTCGGCGTCATCGGAATTTTGGTGGGGCTGCTTTTGCCCGCCGTCCAAGCGTCACGCGAAGCAGCGCGACGGATGAGTTGCAGCAACAACTTCAAACAAATCGCCTTGGGCGTCGCCCAGTACCATGACGCGTTCGGATTCCTGCCGCCGCACGGGACGGGAACATTCAACAACGCCAACGACGCTGCAAAAACCAATCAGTTTCGGCTCAGCTTTCTCGTCTCGATCACTCCCTTTTTAGGACAGACACCGGTCTGGAACACCATCAGCGGCCAATGGATCGGCCCAGTGCCAGGCAGCGATGCGCTGGCCGCCGAAGACGACTTCTTTGACATGTCGATGGACAGCATGGATGGTTTGGGCGACGTGAACCATCCTTACCCCAAGATGGGGCCATCGCCGTCGATGGGATCGTACCTGCCGTGGGCGATGGAGATCGGAACCTACCGCTGTCCGTCGGATCCGGGAATCGGCAGCCCTGCCTTGGGGCGGACCAACTATGCGGCTTGTTTGGGTGACGCCATCGAAGGGTTGGATCAAGGGCTGTGGCGATACGAAGATTCCAAGTGGTCGCCCAGTGGTCAGACACAAGTGTTGGCGACCGGGCGAGGCATGTTTGTGCCCCGGATGGTGACTTCGTTGGACGACGTGACCGACGGCTTGTCGACGACGATCATGATGGGTGAGATCGCGACGGATCTTGGTGACAAAGACACTCGCACCGTACCGTCGACCGGAAACGGTTGGGCCGGCGGTCTGTTGGGTGACGCCCAAATCTGTCGTCCCCAGATCGATCCCGAACGTCCCCGTTTTTGGGACGCACGCGGGCAAGTCACGTTACCGGCGCGGCGGGGCCAGGGCCGCGGCTACCGCTGGGCCGATGCGATGCCGTTGATGAGCGGATGCAACACCACGTCACCGCCCAACACGCAATTGTGCTTCGGAGGCGATTCGACGACCATCGGAACACTGTCGGTCAGCAGCCGACATCAGGGCGGAGGCCACGTGGCGATGGGCGACGGCTCGATTCACTTTATCACCGACTCGATCGAGTGCGGGGAATTAAAAGGCTCGGTCACGCTGGAAGGCCAAGGCCACTTGTCTCCCGGCAGTCCCAGCCCCTTCGGGCTTTGGGGTGCCCTGGGAACCCGCAACCAACACGAACTGATCGACGAGATTCTGTAG